GTGGGTCCATTTATCACGGCAGAACTCCTTAAAATCGATCTGCCATTATTATCGCATGATTCGGGACTTAATCAGAGATTCCCTAGATTTAATCGCTTCTAAGAAAGCACCACGAATGGGCCAAACACTCTTCTTGCGTTCTTCGGTATCAACTAAGAAAACATCGACCGCACCAAGTTCTTCTACACAAAGTTTACTTGCTACTTCAACATCGTCGTTAAGTGCTTGTTCACTATTGCCATCCATCCTCATGATATTCATTTTTCTACCTCTACTAAAGCGAAAGTGGGACGGGATTGGGCCGTTGAATAGATGGACAGTCTGACGTCAAGAGCGTTATAGCAGGTATTCAGCTCACCGCCGACGAACCACCGATAAAATGGGGCGTTGCTGTCATCTATACATGGCGCATCAGTTGATTGCGCATAATTGTACGAGAACTGGATTTGGACAGAACCACTCGCGAAACTTTGCGAATACAGATTGGCGCAGTTCATCAAGTTGTTCGAAATACTGATTATGAGTACAGAGACGCCGTGTTAGCTTCCAAACACGCCCGATGGGATTGAGTTCTGGACTGTATGGTGGTAGGAAATCCAAGCGAAAATATTCGGAATGTTGTTCCAACCAGCCGGAAAGGGCTTTGGCATGATGAAATCTGGCGTTATCCAAGATGACAATCATGGTTTTATGTTCATCTCGATATTTGACCAATTCAGTTAGGAAAGACTCAACGGTTAAAGCATTGAATTTGTCCTGTTCGCATGTCACCAAAGTGCCGTCATCTGCTCGCACAGCCCCGATAATGCCGACCTTTTTGCGTACCGGGGCGTGTTTTATCACCGGGTCTTTTTCTTCCGGTGGAAACCATGCGGCCAGCCGGGAGCCGTGCTGCTGGAAATGGCATTCGTCCATGAACCACATCTCTACTTGCTTATCACCTGCCAGGACTTCCAGTTTTTTTATATGCCTCTTGGGCCGCTCTATTCGCCTTAGCAATAACTGGGCGTGGTTTTCTTCGGCGAAAACCCAACTGATGAAACAGATACTGGCATTGCCGAACCTTCA
Above is a genomic segment from Dehalococcoidia bacterium containing:
- a CDS encoding IS630 family transposase, with the translated sequence MWFMDECHFQQHGSRLAAWFPPEEKDPVIKHAPVRKKVGIIGAVRADDGTLVTCEQDKFNALTVESFLTELVKYRDEHKTMIVILDNARFHHAKALSGWLEQHSEYFRLDFLPPYSPELNPIGRVWKLTRRLCTHNQYFEQLDELRQSVFAKFREWFCPNPVLVQLCAIN